A stretch of Paenibacillus peoriae DNA encodes these proteins:
- a CDS encoding methyl-accepting chemotaxis protein, producing the protein MKSFNRSIGAKLRIMFLLIQLFASLLFSISFYAISMSIINNSVMPQVDQLLEIGAKNVYQDLNISLAVQAGQGSGSDSGSAIQMESYLQDKVDTLKLESAYIAVVKDGKAEVVARNVKSVYKVKDALIPVEDVKKAKQGEMNISEIYSDSYGVHKTAFFAISGSNLVLGVNEDVGFVQEKSQQILWICIGITVATLLLGGIISTLVIRKVVKPIAELVRHSEKIAQGDLSQEAKVHGVNEIAQLARSFQSMSHNLKEMIGHVLSTSGAVVEGSDELLRRTEAMSVKVQDSTVAAEEIAKGSTSIATAAAENAQAMEEIAQGVQHIASSANDVSDQISEATKETVNGTTLAQKAVAQMSQVGHAADESLRYIHSMNERSEAIGSIVSAIFDITKQIQMLSLNASIEAARAGEHGRGFAVVAGEVRKLAEQSKEATQEISDYLVTIQEVSQQSVDSVTQVSREIHSGTEMVQQASSAFNQLSELMQKINATIQTVSAATEQVSASSEEVSASVEETALIAANAQHMIQEIGLNADEQLNEMESHSEVVRQLSKQATELQKAVQKFKIT; encoded by the coding sequence ATGAAGAGTTTTAATCGTTCCATTGGCGCGAAATTACGAATTATGTTTTTGCTGATTCAGCTCTTTGCATCCCTTTTGTTCAGCATCAGTTTCTATGCAATATCCATGAGTATCATTAATAACAGTGTCATGCCTCAGGTAGACCAATTACTAGAAATTGGAGCTAAAAATGTATATCAGGATCTCAATATTTCCTTAGCTGTTCAGGCCGGGCAAGGAAGCGGTTCTGATTCCGGCTCCGCTATACAGATGGAATCCTATCTGCAGGACAAAGTCGATACCCTCAAATTAGAATCGGCATATATCGCGGTAGTGAAGGATGGTAAAGCCGAAGTCGTCGCACGGAATGTAAAATCAGTATACAAGGTCAAGGATGCACTCATTCCTGTAGAGGATGTAAAAAAAGCAAAACAAGGCGAGATGAATATCAGTGAAATTTATAGCGATTCGTACGGAGTACACAAAACCGCCTTCTTTGCTATATCGGGTAGTAATTTAGTTCTGGGCGTGAACGAAGATGTTGGATTCGTACAAGAAAAATCCCAACAAATTCTATGGATTTGCATAGGTATTACAGTGGCAACACTCCTGCTGGGCGGAATTATTTCTACCCTCGTGATACGTAAAGTTGTAAAACCCATTGCTGAATTGGTTCGTCATAGCGAAAAAATTGCTCAAGGTGATCTTTCACAAGAAGCGAAGGTTCATGGCGTCAATGAAATTGCGCAACTTGCCCGCAGCTTCCAATCGATGTCTCATAACTTAAAAGAAATGATCGGCCATGTGCTTTCTACATCCGGTGCGGTTGTTGAAGGATCGGACGAGCTGCTTCGTCGGACTGAGGCTATGAGCGTAAAAGTCCAGGATTCTACAGTTGCCGCAGAGGAAATAGCAAAGGGCAGTACCAGCATAGCTACAGCTGCTGCTGAAAATGCGCAGGCTATGGAGGAAATCGCTCAAGGTGTCCAGCACATCGCCTCCTCTGCCAATGATGTATCCGATCAAATCAGTGAAGCGACAAAAGAAACGGTTAACGGTACTACGCTCGCTCAAAAAGCTGTAGCTCAAATGTCACAGGTAGGACATGCTGCCGATGAATCGCTTCGATACATCCATAGTATGAATGAGCGCTCAGAAGCCATTGGCAGTATCGTTTCGGCTATTTTCGATATCACGAAGCAAATTCAAATGTTGTCCCTGAATGCCTCCATTGAAGCTGCCCGTGCGGGCGAACATGGACGGGGCTTCGCCGTAGTAGCCGGAGAAGTGCGCAAGCTTGCGGAGCAATCTAAAGAAGCCACACAAGAAATTTCCGACTATTTGGTTACCATTCAAGAAGTATCGCAACAATCTGTGGACTCTGTGACCCAGGTGAGCCGTGAAATTCATTCGGGAACGGAAATGGTTCAACAAGCGAGCTCAGCCTTTAACCAGCTAAGTGAGCTTATGCAAAAGATCAATGCTACGATTCAAACGGTATCTGCAGCAACGGAACAAGTATCCGCCAGCTCGGAAGAAGTATCTGCTTCCGTGGAAGAGACAGCTCTCATCGCTGCCAATGCACAGCATATGATTCAGGAAATCGGTTTAAATGCCGATGAGCAACTGAATGAAATGGAAAGCCACAGCGAGGTTGTTCGCCAATTAAGCAAACAAGCAACCGAGCTGCAAAAGGCTGTCCAAAAATTTAAAATTACGTAA
- a CDS encoding M24 family metallopeptidase produces the protein MNEKITRLYDELKSQSWDGLLVTDPKHIYYLTGFASDPHERFLGLVLLRDQEPELIVPALDAEAAQAASSVTRISTHTDTDNPYDLLRQRTGTGVKAFALEKEHVSVLRYEQLHTAIGAAQYVDLGPVLQEMRVRKTPEEVQRLKHAARLVEDALRHGLTHVREGVTEVELVAEIEYQMKKIGADGPSFDTTVLSGPKTALPHGVPGTRKLQYGDLLMFDMGVYSDGYASDITRTFAFGKLSAELETIYNTVLRSNEAGIAAIRPGVSCASVDQAARAVVESAGYGPAFNHRVGHGLGMSVHEYPSVHGGNSDLLHEGFVFTIEPGIYVPGLGGVRIEDDVLVTSDGVEVLTSFPKELTVLG, from the coding sequence ATGAATGAGAAAATAACCCGACTGTATGATGAACTGAAGTCACAGTCTTGGGACGGCCTGCTTGTGACCGATCCTAAACATATTTACTACCTGACGGGCTTTGCCAGTGATCCGCATGAGCGTTTTCTTGGTCTGGTGTTGCTTCGGGACCAAGAACCAGAACTGATCGTACCCGCCCTGGATGCAGAAGCCGCCCAAGCTGCTTCTTCTGTGACTCGTATATCCACCCACACCGATACGGACAATCCATATGATCTGCTGCGTCAACGCACAGGCACCGGTGTGAAAGCATTCGCGCTGGAAAAGGAGCACGTCTCCGTCCTCCGTTACGAACAGCTACATACTGCCATTGGCGCGGCTCAATATGTGGACCTGGGTCCAGTGCTTCAAGAAATGCGTGTGAGAAAAACTCCTGAGGAAGTACAACGTCTGAAACATGCAGCTCGTTTGGTAGAAGATGCCCTTCGTCACGGTCTCACCCATGTGCGTGAAGGGGTGACGGAAGTCGAGCTGGTGGCCGAAATCGAATACCAGATGAAAAAAATCGGCGCAGATGGTCCGTCTTTTGACACAACAGTGCTGTCTGGACCCAAAACAGCCTTGCCTCATGGTGTTCCGGGCACCCGCAAGCTGCAATACGGCGATCTGCTCATGTTTGATATGGGCGTATACTCCGATGGTTATGCTTCGGATATTACGCGTACTTTTGCTTTTGGAAAGCTATCGGCTGAGCTGGAAACGATTTATAATACAGTTCTTCGCTCGAACGAAGCGGGAATTGCCGCCATTCGCCCGGGAGTTTCCTGCGCATCCGTAGATCAGGCAGCACGGGCTGTTGTTGAATCCGCTGGATATGGCCCTGCCTTTAACCATCGAGTTGGACACGGCCTTGGCATGAGTGTTCACGAATATCCATCTGTACACGGAGGCAATAGCGATCTGCTTCATGAAGGCTTCGTGTTCACAATCGAACCCGGCATCTATGTGCCAGGCCTCGGCGGTGTGCGGATTGAAGATGACGTTCTGGTCACCTCTGATGGTGTTGAAGTGCTTACCTCTTTTCCAAAAGAACTGACAGTGCTCGGATAA
- a CDS encoding MBL fold metallo-hydrolase encodes MNIGTQLLILEIPMESFFGKTTIYPVLLKDEDGLTLIDTGMLGQLEPLRKAISDVGEDISRLKRIILTHQDIDHIGNVHALLDLLPNTALLAHKDDVPYMTGERPFVKLTPERINQLDTTLKQQAEDLIRRLPDLRFAHILEDGEHLPYGGGIQIIHTPGHTPGHISLYVPAQKLLLAADELLVVEGELVGPAESATPDMPLALKSLDKLTVLDVEKVLCYHGGYFDQNVQARLQTLSQERE; translated from the coding sequence ATGAATATTGGAACTCAACTCTTGATTTTGGAAATACCTATGGAATCTTTTTTTGGAAAAACGACCATTTATCCTGTACTGCTCAAGGATGAGGATGGACTTACACTGATTGACACGGGAATGCTCGGCCAATTGGAGCCATTACGCAAGGCTATTTCAGATGTGGGTGAGGATATCAGCCGCCTGAAAAGAATTATTTTAACACATCAGGATATTGACCATATCGGAAATGTTCATGCACTACTGGACTTGCTGCCTAATACTGCCCTGTTAGCCCATAAGGATGACGTCCCTTATATGACAGGAGAGCGACCGTTTGTGAAGTTGACGCCGGAACGGATTAATCAGTTGGATACTACGCTCAAGCAACAAGCAGAGGATCTGATTCGCCGCCTGCCAGATTTGCGCTTTGCTCATATTCTTGAGGACGGTGAGCATCTACCCTATGGTGGAGGAATACAGATTATACATACACCCGGCCACACGCCCGGGCATATCAGCTTGTATGTGCCCGCACAAAAGCTACTTTTGGCAGCAGATGAGTTGCTTGTAGTCGAGGGTGAACTGGTCGGTCCCGCTGAGTCGGCTACGCCGGATATGCCGCTGGCCCTAAAGAGCCTCGATAAACTGACTGTATTGGATGTTGAAAAGGTACTCTGCTACCATGGTGGTTACTTTGATCAGAATGTACAGGCACGTCTGCAAACATTAAGTCAGGAAAGAGAATAA
- a CDS encoding L-cystine transporter, with amino-acid sequence MDTFFIILNVIVLLALLGVLVWMQKKHISFTKRVFAALGFGLIYGAILQYAYGAGSEVITKSVDWFNLAGNGYVRLLQMVVIPLIMVSIISAIMNLKGRQNLGKISVSIIAVLLITTAIAASVSIVTSLSFDLKAIEIQGGEKEQAQGLKMEERLGTVQDMTIPQQVLEFIPSNPFEDMTGARRTSTLAVVIFSAFIGVAVLGLDRKKPEQAQTFRKVIDAVYAVVMRIVTLVLRLTPYGILALITKVVATTNPDEILKLIKFVLASYVALLVMFIIHLILLALFGYNPVTYVKKVLPTLVFAFTSRSSAATIPLNVETQTKKLGVSDGIANLSATLGATIGQNGCAGIYPAMLAVMIAPTVGIDPTSWDFILTLILVVTVSSFGVAGVGGGATFASLIVLSTMNLPVALAGLLISVEPLIDMGRTALNVNDSITAGLISGKVLKENDQDVFNNQGMDLDATAHS; translated from the coding sequence ATGGATACCTTCTTTATTATTTTGAATGTCATCGTGCTGCTTGCACTGCTCGGCGTGTTGGTCTGGATGCAGAAAAAGCACATCTCCTTTACAAAAAGGGTATTTGCCGCACTTGGCTTCGGACTGATCTACGGGGCTATTCTACAATATGCCTATGGGGCAGGCTCAGAGGTCATTACAAAATCAGTTGATTGGTTCAACCTCGCAGGTAATGGTTATGTCCGTTTGCTGCAAATGGTCGTTATTCCGCTTATCATGGTGTCGATTATTTCGGCTATTATGAATTTGAAGGGAAGACAGAACCTTGGCAAAATCAGCGTGTCCATTATTGCAGTACTACTGATTACAACGGCAATTGCTGCTTCAGTGAGTATTGTAACCAGTCTGTCATTTGATTTAAAGGCCATTGAGATTCAAGGTGGAGAAAAGGAACAAGCACAGGGCTTGAAGATGGAAGAGCGCCTTGGAACAGTTCAGGACATGACCATTCCACAGCAGGTGCTGGAATTTATTCCTTCAAATCCTTTTGAGGATATGACGGGAGCACGTCGTACGTCGACGCTGGCGGTGGTTATTTTCTCGGCTTTTATCGGGGTGGCTGTGCTCGGATTGGATCGTAAAAAACCGGAACAGGCGCAAACCTTCCGTAAAGTGATCGATGCAGTGTACGCTGTAGTGATGCGGATTGTAACGCTGGTGCTGAGATTGACACCTTACGGTATTTTAGCACTGATCACTAAAGTAGTAGCTACGACCAATCCAGATGAAATTTTGAAGCTAATCAAGTTTGTGCTCGCTTCTTATGTGGCTTTGTTGGTCATGTTTATCATTCATCTTATTTTGCTGGCCTTGTTCGGCTATAATCCGGTGACGTATGTGAAAAAGGTATTGCCTACACTGGTTTTTGCTTTTACTTCTCGTTCCAGTGCGGCGACCATTCCGTTAAATGTTGAAACACAAACGAAAAAGCTGGGTGTGTCCGACGGCATCGCGAATCTGTCTGCGACCTTGGGAGCGACTATTGGACAAAACGGCTGTGCTGGTATTTATCCGGCAATGCTGGCGGTTATGATTGCTCCAACCGTGGGTATTGATCCAACGAGCTGGGATTTTATCCTCACGCTGATTCTGGTCGTTACGGTCAGCTCGTTCGGCGTGGCGGGTGTAGGCGGTGGTGCCACTTTCGCTTCCCTGATCGTGCTTTCCACCATGAATCTTCCAGTGGCATTGGCAGGATTGCTCATCTCAGTCGAACCGTTGATTGATATGGGTCGCACAGCGTTAAATGTCAATGATTCTATTACCGCAGGTCTCATTTCAGGCAAGGTGCTCAAAGAGAACGATCAAGACGTGTTCAACAATCAAGGTATGGATTTGGATGCAACGGCGCACTCTTAA
- a CDS encoding HAD family hydrolase — protein sequence MNLQKKAVFFDVDDTMYDHLHPTRDALRTVLGLSERFPFEKAYHRIRYYSDVLSAKGGLLEGKAGTHELDEMREGRFILALQEFGIEITREQAVHVQQEYLDRQYRIEPFEGATSLINDLSSAGFLVGLITNGLEEHQMSKIKAMALENHVAAEHIFVSGTVGYAKPDPRIFEVVNERTGTLAEHCCYIGDSWRNDVAGAIAANWQVIWFNHRNAPPETDVLGIYKTAASYAELRRLLLPDAR from the coding sequence ATGAACTTGCAAAAGAAGGCTGTTTTTTTTGATGTAGATGATACGATGTACGATCATTTGCACCCTACACGCGATGCATTGCGAACAGTATTAGGATTGAGTGAGCGTTTTCCTTTTGAGAAAGCCTACCATCGTATTCGCTATTACAGCGATGTACTATCGGCTAAAGGAGGACTACTGGAGGGGAAGGCAGGGACGCATGAACTGGATGAGATGAGAGAAGGCCGTTTCATTCTGGCTTTACAAGAATTCGGGATAGAAATTACCCGTGAGCAGGCAGTACATGTTCAACAAGAATATTTGGATCGTCAGTACCGAATTGAGCCTTTTGAGGGGGCTACCTCGTTAATAAATGATTTGAGCTCGGCTGGCTTTTTAGTTGGATTAATTACCAACGGTCTTGAAGAACACCAGATGAGCAAGATCAAGGCTATGGCGTTGGAAAATCATGTTGCAGCAGAGCATATCTTTGTATCTGGAACCGTTGGCTATGCCAAGCCTGATCCGCGCATTTTTGAAGTAGTGAACGAACGGACAGGAACGTTAGCAGAGCACTGCTGTTACATTGGGGATTCCTGGCGCAATGACGTGGCGGGAGCTATAGCTGCGAATTGGCAGGTGATCTGGTTCAATCACAGGAACGCTCCCCCGGAAACTGACGTGCTAGGAATCTATAAAACAGCGGCAAGCTATGCAGAGTTAAGAAGGTTGCTTTTGCCGGACGCTCGTTAG
- a CDS encoding queuosine precursor transporter, with translation MFNLLWGAAFVLVNFMFFLLCFRLFGKKGLYAWIGVATVLANIQVTKTIDLVGITTTLGNTMYVSMYMASDLLNEKYGPKEARKAVWFGFFTLIMTTVTMQMVLQFEPTATDFAQTPMQQLFGLLPRLALASLTAYAVSQLLDVRLYAWIRKFFPERHQLWIRGNGSTMISSFIDTLIFCTIAFYGYAWGIWIEILFTTYILKFVLTAAGTPILYIARNFRFIEEEGQTLKP, from the coding sequence ATGTTTAATCTTTTATGGGGGGCAGCTTTTGTCCTCGTCAATTTTATGTTCTTTTTGTTATGTTTTCGGTTGTTCGGTAAAAAAGGGCTGTACGCCTGGATTGGTGTTGCTACTGTACTAGCTAACATTCAGGTAACCAAAACGATTGATCTGGTCGGCATTACCACGACATTGGGAAATACGATGTATGTTTCTATGTATATGGCCAGCGACTTGCTGAATGAAAAATATGGGCCTAAAGAGGCGCGTAAAGCTGTGTGGTTCGGCTTTTTCACTCTGATTATGACGACGGTCACGATGCAAATGGTGCTGCAATTCGAGCCTACTGCAACGGATTTTGCCCAGACCCCGATGCAACAGCTGTTTGGATTGTTGCCAAGGCTTGCGCTGGCCAGCTTGACAGCCTATGCAGTTAGTCAATTGCTGGACGTGCGTCTGTACGCCTGGATTCGCAAGTTTTTCCCGGAACGTCATCAGCTCTGGATTCGCGGCAATGGCAGCACGATGATCAGCTCGTTTATAGATACGCTCATTTTCTGTACTATTGCCTTTTACGGTTATGCGTGGGGGATATGGATCGAGATATTATTCACCACCTACATTTTAAAATTTGTACTGACCGCGGCGGGTACACCCATTTTGTACATTGCACGCAATTTCCGCTTTATAGAAGAGGAGGGGCAAACCCTAAAGCCATGA
- a CDS encoding serine/threonine protein kinase, which yields MVEQWRQAEDIISQVTVYSTEDNDPVTIKTATQDVRCIGIGTDAAVFTLDTLPGYAFKVYSDMAIDKKDAEADVYERLRGSDFFPHYYGKGDKYIVISYESGITLLDCLLQGIPVPEQVILDVEKAREFVRSKGLNPRDIHLKNVLMQDGRAKVLDVSEYVKEGDDKRWEHLVWAYHTFYSGISEVKVPSWILDTIKKWYYKLDNSNFNLEEFAQRASQLFSKWRS from the coding sequence ATGGTAGAACAATGGAGGCAGGCAGAAGACATCATAAGTCAAGTGACCGTATACAGTACAGAGGATAATGATCCGGTTACCATTAAAACAGCCACTCAAGACGTCCGCTGTATTGGCATCGGGACAGATGCGGCCGTATTTACGCTGGATACGTTGCCAGGCTACGCATTCAAGGTGTACTCAGACATGGCGATCGACAAGAAAGATGCGGAGGCCGACGTATATGAGCGTTTGCGAGGGTCTGACTTTTTTCCTCATTATTACGGAAAAGGCGACAAGTATATTGTCATAAGTTATGAATCCGGTATTACGCTGCTGGATTGTTTGCTGCAAGGAATTCCTGTGCCAGAGCAGGTCATTCTGGATGTGGAAAAGGCGAGAGAATTTGTCCGATCCAAGGGGCTGAACCCCCGTGACATCCACCTCAAGAATGTACTCATGCAAGACGGGCGTGCCAAGGTATTGGACGTATCTGAATACGTGAAGGAAGGCGATGACAAGCGCTGGGAGCATTTGGTGTGGGCGTATCATACGTTTTATTCTGGTATCTCGGAGGTTAAAGTTCCCTCATGGATTTTGGATACGATTAAAAAATGGTACTACAAGCTGGACAACTCCAACTTTAATCTGGAGGAATTTGCCCAGCGTGCCAGTCAATTGTTCTCTAAATGGAGGTCATAA
- a CDS encoding threonine/serine exporter family protein has product MLAQLFTSFIATAAFGILFHAPRRSLLQCGFVGMLGWLVYYSTTDSMGPVSASLLATILIGIVSQGFARLYKMPVIIFSVAGIIPLVPGGMAYNAMRQFVQQHYPQALELAMSTLMIAGAIAVGLVLSEVLNQIFHSIRFKPQR; this is encoded by the coding sequence ATGCTTGCACAATTATTCACAAGCTTTATTGCCACCGCTGCATTCGGCATACTTTTCCATGCCCCCCGGCGCTCGCTGCTGCAATGCGGTTTCGTCGGTATGCTAGGCTGGCTGGTCTATTATTCAACTACGGACAGCATGGGACCTGTGAGCGCCAGCCTTTTGGCAACGATCCTCATCGGCATCGTCAGTCAAGGCTTTGCGCGGCTGTACAAAATGCCTGTGATTATTTTCAGTGTCGCAGGCATAATTCCGCTCGTTCCAGGGGGAATGGCCTATAATGCCATGCGCCAGTTCGTACAACAACATTATCCGCAGGCACTGGAGCTGGCGATGAGCACGCTGATGATCGCAGGAGCGATTGCTGTCGGTTTGGTGCTGTCAGAGGTACTTAATCAGATTTTTCACAGTATACGTTTTAAACCACAGCGCTAA
- a CDS encoding PTS transporter subunit EIIC: MNGDLLSKEMISQVRGEDELEPTSGSNRAAAGGNPISRLLDYVSGVFTPILPAMIGAGMIKVIILVLMSFGLLLSDPQVYTILMAISDGVYYFLPIFVAASAARRLRSNVFVAAAIAVSVFHPQLTSLFQSSEEVRFAGLSVIDPQAASSIVLILVVVWIASCVERWLDRYTPYSLKLLVVPTLTLIITIPLMVFAFGPLWSYLGQHVSDGLGWLFDNAEVFTGLLLGGAMSWLIIAGMQYIMLPIMISSLTTLGYDHIFPVVIAAAFAQAGATFGVCVKSKNPKVKTLAASTGLLAMLGIIEPAMYGVNIRFKKPLIAVMIGGAVGGACMCLFKTELTAIGTSAGLLSLPLFSEPTLVYGIVGILISFVTAGVITYFMGFVDEKDEHSQVVSTSGMNASPNSVVEKSPGS, encoded by the coding sequence ATGAATGGAGATTTACTTTCCAAAGAAATGATTTCGCAGGTCAGAGGCGAAGATGAACTAGAGCCGACTTCCGGTAGTAACAGAGCTGCTGCAGGGGGAAATCCGATAAGTCGTCTATTAGATTATGTATCAGGCGTATTCACTCCGATCTTGCCGGCAATGATTGGGGCAGGAATGATCAAGGTAATTATATTAGTTTTAATGTCCTTCGGTTTATTGTTGTCTGATCCGCAGGTATATACTATTTTAATGGCTATCAGCGATGGGGTGTATTACTTTCTACCTATTTTTGTTGCGGCAAGTGCGGCAAGAAGGCTGCGCAGCAATGTATTTGTTGCGGCAGCCATCGCAGTATCCGTATTCCATCCCCAACTAACAAGTTTATTCCAGTCAAGTGAGGAGGTACGTTTTGCTGGTCTGTCAGTTATAGACCCACAAGCTGCTTCATCTATAGTACTCATACTTGTTGTCGTTTGGATAGCATCGTGTGTCGAAAGATGGTTAGACAGGTATACCCCTTATTCACTTAAATTATTGGTTGTCCCGACTTTGACACTGATAATCACTATACCTTTGATGGTGTTCGCTTTCGGGCCACTGTGGAGTTATCTCGGCCAACATGTATCGGATGGACTAGGCTGGTTGTTTGACAATGCAGAAGTGTTTACAGGGTTGTTGCTCGGAGGCGCGATGTCTTGGCTTATTATTGCAGGCATGCAATATATAATGCTACCGATTATGATCAGCTCGCTTACAACATTGGGTTACGACCATATTTTTCCCGTGGTCATTGCAGCGGCTTTCGCTCAGGCTGGCGCAACATTTGGCGTATGTGTTAAATCCAAAAATCCCAAAGTCAAAACGCTGGCTGCGTCCACAGGTTTGTTAGCCATGCTGGGAATCATTGAACCGGCCATGTATGGTGTCAATATCCGTTTCAAAAAACCGTTAATAGCAGTTATGATTGGTGGAGCCGTTGGTGGGGCTTGTATGTGTTTGTTTAAAACAGAGCTTACTGCTATTGGTACGTCTGCTGGGCTGCTCAGCTTACCTTTATTTTCTGAACCCACGCTTGTGTACGGTATTGTGGGTATACTGATTTCGTTTGTTACGGCTGGCGTAATTACGTATTTTATGGGCTTTGTGGATGAAAAAGATGAGCATTCGCAAGTAGTATCTACATCTGGCATGAATGCTTCTCCGAACTCGGTTGTGGAAAAGAGCCCCGGCAGCTAA
- a CDS encoding threonine/serine exporter family protein: MNNHSYPTPEIIEVCLLAGKLMMQNGAETYRVEDTMSRIASAYGISQSHSYVTPTGIFFAINDSEPATLIRIVERTTDLHKVTEVNSISRKISTGDLSPRAAVKELSEIECGPLRYSNRIQLMAAALASGCFMIMFGGVWRDFPAAVLCGGIGFAAVQYFHRLVKVKFFSEFSASFLIGLLAALLTIVGWGQMMDKIIIGSVMPLVPGLLITNAIRDLMSGHLVSGLSKGADACLTSFGIGAGVAVIISYM, encoded by the coding sequence ATGAATAATCATTCCTATCCTACTCCTGAAATCATTGAGGTTTGTCTGTTGGCGGGCAAACTGATGATGCAAAATGGAGCCGAAACCTATCGTGTTGAAGACACGATGTCCCGCATTGCTTCGGCCTATGGCATATCCCAGTCCCATAGCTATGTCACACCAACTGGGATTTTTTTTGCCATTAATGACTCGGAGCCTGCCACGCTCATTCGCATCGTAGAGCGGACCACCGATTTGCACAAGGTGACAGAGGTCAATTCCATTTCACGTAAAATCAGCACAGGTGATTTGTCTCCCCGCGCTGCCGTCAAGGAGCTTTCGGAGATTGAATGTGGTCCCCTCCGTTATTCTAACCGTATACAGCTGATGGCTGCTGCGTTGGCCAGCGGTTGCTTTATGATCATGTTTGGTGGAGTTTGGCGAGATTTCCCCGCAGCTGTGTTATGCGGAGGTATCGGATTTGCAGCCGTACAGTATTTTCACAGACTCGTTAAGGTTAAGTTTTTCTCAGAGTTTTCTGCATCTTTTCTAATCGGTTTGCTGGCGGCTCTATTAACGATAGTAGGCTGGGGACAGATGATGGATAAAATTATTATTGGCTCTGTCATGCCACTGGTTCCAGGCTTGTTAATTACAAATGCCATCCGTGATTTAATGTCCGGGCACCTTGTTTCGGGTCTTTCCAAGGGAGCCGATGCTTGCCTGACGTCTTTCGGCATTGGAGCTGGCGTTGCGGTGATCATTTCTTATATGTGA
- a CDS encoding GNAT family N-acetyltransferase, producing MNKDQSFSIEFARKEDLPDIVDIYNSTIAGRMVTADLEPVTVESRIPWFEAHQENHRPLWVLKQKGTIAGWASLQSFYGRPAYNGTAEISIYVHEDSRGTGTGSRLVQHLLNECPRLGITTLLGFVFGHNEPSIGLLRKFGFEQWGYYPRVAVLDSIERDLAILGKRVDE from the coding sequence ATGAATAAGGACCAATCTTTTTCCATTGAATTTGCGCGCAAAGAGGATCTTCCCGATATTGTGGACATTTATAATTCTACGATCGCAGGACGAATGGTCACGGCAGATCTGGAACCGGTGACAGTGGAGAGTCGAATTCCATGGTTTGAGGCTCATCAGGAAAATCACCGCCCTTTATGGGTTTTAAAACAAAAGGGTACAATTGCCGGATGGGCCAGCCTTCAGTCCTTTTATGGGCGTCCAGCTTATAACGGTACAGCAGAAATTAGCATATACGTCCATGAGGATTCTCGTGGAACCGGAACAGGAAGTCGACTGGTACAGCATCTGCTAAATGAATGTCCGAGACTGGGGATTACAACGTTGTTGGGATTTGTTTTTGGTCATAACGAGCCAAGTATTGGGCTGCTACGGAAGTTTGGTTTTGAGCAATGGGGGTACTATCCGCGTGTAGCTGTGCTGGATAGCATAGAGCGAGATTTGGCGATATTGGGTAAGCGAGTGGATGAATAA